A window from Chitinophaga filiformis encodes these proteins:
- a CDS encoding class I SAM-dependent methyltransferase: MKKHAILRRLHHWYREREFWGFKNKPVEQIFSDIYKNNTWGGPSGEFYSGDGTYSPNIHLYINKVVEIINANNIKSVLDIGCGDFAVMSQVVDKVDVNYTGGDVVKDLIDRNRQWFEGPKTKFIQLNAIEDELPKADLVMIRQVLQHLSNGQILKILPKLSKFRYVLITEHVVVGDDAVPNYDKIPGPHIRSRSSSGVYIDLPPFNMKNAKVVLETREDETFKGKIYPAVLRTHLIENK, encoded by the coding sequence ATGAAAAAACACGCTATTCTACGTAGATTACATCACTGGTATCGGGAAAGAGAATTCTGGGGCTTTAAGAATAAGCCAGTCGAACAGATCTTTTCTGACATTTATAAGAACAACACCTGGGGCGGTCCATCCGGTGAATTTTACTCCGGCGATGGTACATACAGCCCCAATATTCATTTGTACATCAATAAGGTGGTAGAAATTATTAATGCCAATAATATTAAATCAGTCCTTGACATCGGATGTGGCGATTTTGCAGTAATGTCACAGGTGGTTGACAAGGTGGATGTAAATTATACCGGCGGTGATGTCGTTAAAGATTTGATTGACCGGAATCGGCAGTGGTTTGAAGGCCCCAAGACCAAATTTATTCAGTTAAACGCCATTGAGGACGAATTGCCAAAGGCTGACCTGGTTATGATAAGGCAAGTGTTACAACACTTAAGCAACGGGCAAATTTTAAAAATATTACCCAAGTTATCGAAATTCAGGTACGTACTGATTACCGAACACGTGGTGGTCGGAGACGATGCTGTTCCGAATTATGACAAGATTCCCGGCCCACATATCAGATCAAGATCTTCGTCAGGGGTGTATATTGACTTGCCGCCGTTTAATATGAAAAATGCAAAAGTTGTACTGGAAACACGGGAAGATGAAACCTTTAAAGGCAAAATATACCCTGCCGTATTAAGAACGCATTTGATTGAAAACAAATAG
- a CDS encoding helix-turn-helix transcriptional regulator, which translates to MPIIVNLDVMMAKRKLSLNELSERVDLTLSNLSILKTGKAKAIRFSTLEAICKALDCQPGDILEYVKEEEKTTSG; encoded by the coding sequence ATGCCGATTATTGTAAACTTAGACGTCATGATGGCAAAGCGAAAACTTTCTCTCAATGAACTTTCCGAAAGGGTTGATCTCACATTGTCCAACCTTTCTATCCTGAAAACAGGGAAAGCAAAAGCAATTCGTTTTAGCACATTAGAAGCAATTTGTAAAGCATTAGACTGCCAGCCAGGTGACATTCTGGAATATGTAAAAGAAGAAGAGAAAACAACGAGTGGTTAA
- a CDS encoding DUF2975 domain-containing protein, translated as MKRISIIFLQGVVVLIALIALAILIRVPLTEGRAANLDLFSIYADPFILYGYAASIAFFVALYKAFKLLGYIGQNKVFSSNAVKALKSIKYCAIVLSILIVLAGIYIRIFHNKDDDPAGFIAMCIVTTFVSAVVATAAAIFEKILQNAIDMKSENDLTI; from the coding sequence ATGAAAAGAATTTCGATAATATTTCTTCAGGGAGTTGTCGTGCTTATCGCCCTTATCGCACTTGCCATTTTGATCAGGGTTCCCTTAACCGAAGGAAGGGCCGCAAACTTAGATTTGTTTAGCATTTACGCTGACCCCTTCATCTTGTATGGGTATGCGGCATCCATTGCTTTTTTTGTCGCCTTATACAAGGCGTTTAAATTACTTGGATATATCGGGCAGAATAAAGTATTCTCATCAAACGCTGTTAAGGCTTTAAAGAGCATAAAGTATTGTGCGATCGTGCTAAGTATTTTAATTGTGCTGGCAGGAATATACATCAGGATATTCCATAATAAAGACGACGACCCTGCGGGTTTTATTGCTATGTGTATCGTAACCACCTTTGTTTCGGCCGTAGTTGCCACTGCTGCAGCAATATTCGAAAAGATATTGCAGAACGCCATCGATATGAAATCTGAAAATGACTTAACAATTTAA
- a CDS encoding alpha/beta hydrolase has product MKNKMSKLYLFILIVFVIASHTCLAITGKVSLKADTIPTFPDPPAGFNVQRNNVSHGKLSVVQYDSKTLGKPREMSVYTPPGYSPDKKYPVLYLLHGLGQDYRQWTEWCQADNVVDNLIADGKIQPVIMVFPNCDTRLTVTDTSSANRSGRADNFEGYGKPFEEDLLKDIIPYIDAHYATINDPEHRALAGLSMGGGQSLNIGLHHLETFAYVGGFSSAPNTNKFGGMYTDIQLVPDIKAAREKLKLLWIGCGNKDGLWGISEKVHQYLSEIGLPHVWNVDTNGHDNIEWDRNLYLFSEHIFKRL; this is encoded by the coding sequence ATGAAAAATAAAATGAGCAAGCTCTATTTGTTTATTTTGATCGTATTTGTTATTGCCAGTCATACTTGTCTGGCAATAACAGGTAAGGTTTCACTAAAAGCGGACACTATACCCACTTTCCCGGATCCGCCTGCCGGATTTAATGTACAGCGTAATAATGTATCCCACGGAAAATTATCAGTGGTTCAGTACGACTCGAAAACGCTGGGGAAACCGCGGGAAATGAGTGTATATACGCCTCCGGGATATTCCCCTGACAAGAAATATCCCGTATTATATCTGTTGCATGGTCTGGGCCAGGATTATCGTCAATGGACGGAATGGTGCCAGGCAGATAATGTGGTAGATAACCTGATTGCAGATGGTAAAATTCAGCCTGTAATAATGGTTTTCCCAAATTGCGATACCAGGCTGACCGTAACAGACACATCCTCGGCCAATCGTTCCGGGAGAGCAGATAATTTCGAAGGTTACGGAAAACCATTTGAAGAGGATTTATTGAAAGATATCATTCCTTACATCGATGCACATTATGCTACTATCAATGACCCTGAACATCGTGCATTGGCAGGTTTGTCCATGGGCGGCGGGCAATCGTTAAATATTGGCCTGCATCACCTGGAGACGTTTGCCTATGTGGGTGGATTCTCTTCTGCACCTAATACGAATAAGTTTGGTGGTATGTATACAGATATTCAACTGGTTCCGGACATTAAAGCTGCCCGCGAAAAGTTGAAGCTGCTATGGATAGGATGTGGTAACAAAGACGGCCTTTGGGGAATCAGTGAAAAGGTCCATCAGTACCTTAGCGAAATCGGTTTACCGCACGTTTGGAATGTAGATACTAATGGCCATGATAATATTGAGTGGGATCGTAACCTGTATCTGTTCTCTGAACATATTTTTAAACGCTTGTAG
- a CDS encoding PA14 domain-containing protein, with amino-acid sequence MKTKLPTPFKKKGMLPFVFGTFTFPQVFPLFRQKKLVFLCLLLVSIVFQGYELKAQTGYVWKNAPVGGGGFVTGIVTHKTSGDRYCRTDVGGAYRWDAANNKWVQLLDWLNEDENGFVGVEALALDPQNPNNVYMLCGTSYINSGRTAILKSTDKGNTFTYTDVTAKFKAHGNGNGRGNGERLAVDPHNSNILFCGTRANGLWKSTDAGLTWNLAWNGVTTTPNENGICFVLYDPSGSVVGGATQTIYIGVSRTGGANIYKSTDGGNSFTDISATTSFMPHRAALQGTTMYVTYSDDAGPQSSGGDGKLYKLNTATGVWANVTPVSSKDYPYGGVSIDPTNVNRVIVSSCGMYWNNQFGTGWGDFVFLSTDGGSTWTLKNGTNATYDSNGMAWTDGGAVNWMDCIEFDQSNPSKVRVVGGGGVYTCSDITATNPSWKYDVIGIEETALLDGVSIPGGPFISSFGDVTGFVHEPLTSYPAKRLAPADQNNQSIAYAAVNTTRVVRASNDGSVVYYSGDKGTSWTGTATNMGKGGKVAISADGGTILHCPGGSTTTYFTTNNGASWSACSGVSLGDAAPVADQVNANYFYVYDPRNGQVLRSSNKGVSFSLAGTPGASTANYPWEAAQIRTVSGFEGHVWVPLGRNGLKYSTDYGAAYTTVSNVTYCKTIGIGKAMSGSNYPTIFIWGTVSNVTGLFRSTDQGLSWSKINDDAHQFAGAPLLIGDMNVAGRVFMSAGGGRGLIYWEPAACTPTAITPYLRLNGGSWQQAANASLAAGGSVQFGPQPVQGGSWSWSGPGNFSAATREVTISNIQANQVGNYVATYTNSGGCQSTQTFNVAVTGTILREYWTGISGTTISSLTSNTSYPNNPTGAGQITSLEGPTNWADNYGTRIRGYIYPPASGSYTFWVAGDDNTDLYLSTNDNPANSSRIAYVNGWTNSREWNKYSTQQSATVNLVAGQKYYIEVLHKEAGGGDNVAVAWQGPGITQQVIAGTYLSPFLPGGGATLAARMQSAEVTESNINKTVSLYPNPASEGRFSILLPEISGKAVVRVYDDQGRMLYEKIAYGGTKIDINARLKAGFYIVRIDSEAASFTKKLIVP; translated from the coding sequence ATGAAAACAAAATTACCGACACCATTTAAAAAAAAGGGGATGCTACCCTTTGTATTCGGAACTTTTACCTTCCCTCAGGTATTTCCGCTATTCAGGCAAAAAAAACTTGTCTTTCTATGCTTACTTCTTGTAAGTATTGTTTTTCAGGGCTATGAACTGAAGGCCCAAACCGGCTATGTCTGGAAGAATGCACCTGTTGGCGGTGGCGGATTTGTGACAGGGATCGTTACTCACAAGACATCGGGCGACAGATATTGCCGCACAGATGTAGGCGGCGCTTACCGCTGGGATGCAGCGAACAATAAATGGGTGCAACTGCTGGATTGGCTCAATGAGGATGAAAATGGATTTGTGGGAGTGGAAGCTTTGGCGCTGGATCCGCAGAATCCCAACAACGTTTATATGCTTTGCGGTACTTCTTATATCAACAGTGGAAGAACGGCTATATTGAAATCCACTGACAAAGGGAATACGTTCACCTATACCGATGTTACGGCTAAGTTTAAAGCGCATGGAAATGGCAACGGGCGCGGAAATGGAGAAAGGCTCGCGGTAGATCCGCACAACAGCAACATATTATTCTGTGGAACCCGGGCGAACGGATTATGGAAGAGTACAGATGCCGGCCTTACCTGGAACCTTGCCTGGAACGGCGTAACTACCACTCCGAATGAGAACGGGATATGTTTCGTACTATATGATCCCTCCGGCAGTGTGGTGGGTGGAGCCACGCAAACCATATACATAGGTGTTTCCCGCACGGGAGGCGCGAATATTTATAAAAGCACAGATGGCGGAAACAGCTTTACTGACATTTCTGCAACCACCAGTTTTATGCCGCACCGGGCAGCGCTGCAGGGAACTACCATGTATGTTACCTATTCAGACGATGCAGGGCCACAGTCCAGCGGAGGAGATGGGAAGTTATATAAGCTCAACACAGCTACCGGTGTGTGGGCAAACGTTACCCCCGTTTCTTCGAAAGACTATCCGTACGGAGGCGTAAGTATAGACCCTACTAATGTTAACCGGGTGATAGTTTCTTCCTGCGGTATGTATTGGAACAACCAGTTTGGCACCGGCTGGGGCGATTTTGTTTTCCTCTCTACCGACGGTGGATCGACCTGGACGCTTAAGAACGGTACGAACGCAACATATGATAGTAATGGCATGGCATGGACAGACGGAGGCGCGGTTAACTGGATGGACTGTATCGAGTTTGACCAGTCCAACCCTTCAAAGGTGCGGGTAGTTGGTGGTGGTGGCGTATATACCTGTTCCGATATTACAGCTACAAATCCTTCCTGGAAATACGATGTGATCGGGATTGAGGAAACAGCCTTGCTTGACGGGGTAAGCATTCCCGGAGGACCCTTTATTTCTTCCTTTGGTGATGTAACAGGCTTTGTGCATGAACCGCTGACGTCTTATCCGGCAAAAAGGCTGGCACCTGCCGATCAGAATAACCAGAGCATTGCCTATGCTGCGGTCAATACAACCAGGGTAGTAAGAGCTTCCAATGATGGAAGCGTTGTTTACTACTCCGGAGATAAGGGGACATCATGGACAGGAACTGCCACCAACATGGGTAAAGGAGGAAAGGTCGCCATCAGTGCGGACGGAGGAACTATACTACATTGCCCCGGAGGTTCGACAACCACGTACTTTACAACGAATAACGGCGCCAGCTGGTCTGCCTGTTCAGGTGTATCACTCGGAGATGCGGCTCCTGTAGCTGACCAGGTAAATGCAAACTATTTTTATGTATACGATCCGCGCAACGGACAGGTGCTGAGGAGCTCCAATAAAGGCGTCAGTTTTTCACTGGCGGGCACGCCGGGCGCATCCACCGCGAATTATCCGTGGGAGGCGGCACAGATCCGGACAGTATCGGGTTTTGAAGGACATGTATGGGTGCCTCTTGGCCGCAATGGATTAAAATATTCAACCGACTATGGAGCGGCTTATACCACTGTTTCAAATGTAACCTATTGTAAAACGATTGGGATAGGAAAGGCGATGTCCGGATCCAATTATCCCACTATTTTCATCTGGGGAACAGTTTCGAATGTAACGGGGCTTTTCAGATCAACAGACCAGGGGCTTAGCTGGTCGAAGATAAATGATGACGCTCATCAGTTCGCAGGTGCACCATTGCTGATCGGAGACATGAATGTTGCCGGAAGGGTATTTATGAGTGCCGGTGGAGGAAGAGGTCTGATCTATTGGGAGCCCGCTGCATGTACACCTACTGCCATCACTCCGTACTTACGGTTGAACGGAGGGAGCTGGCAACAGGCGGCCAATGCTTCTTTAGCAGCAGGCGGCAGCGTACAATTTGGTCCTCAGCCTGTGCAGGGAGGATCATGGAGCTGGAGCGGGCCGGGTAATTTTAGTGCAGCTACACGCGAAGTAACCATTTCAAATATCCAGGCCAACCAGGTAGGGAATTATGTGGCTACCTACACCAATAGCGGCGGATGCCAAAGCACACAGACATTTAACGTCGCTGTGACAGGCACGATACTAAGAGAATATTGGACTGGGATCAGCGGAACTACCATTAGCAGCCTGACCTCCAATACCAGTTATCCAAACAATCCTACGGGAGCAGGACAGATCACCAGCCTGGAAGGCCCGACAAACTGGGCAGATAACTATGGCACCAGGATCCGTGGATATATCTATCCTCCTGCAAGTGGTAGTTATACATTCTGGGTTGCGGGAGATGACAACACAGATCTTTACCTGAGTACCAATGACAACCCGGCCAATAGCTCAAGAATAGCTTACGTGAATGGATGGACCAATTCGAGAGAATGGAATAAGTACAGCACACAGCAGTCCGCTACGGTTAACCTGGTTGCCGGACAAAAATATTACATTGAAGTCCTTCACAAGGAAGCTGGCGGTGGAGATAATGTAGCGGTGGCCTGGCAGGGGCCTGGTATTACACAACAGGTCATTGCCGGAACCTATCTTTCCCCCTTCCTTCCCGGAGGAGGCGCTACTTTGGCTGCCAGAATGCAATCGGCGGAAGTAACTGAATCCAACATTAATAAGACTGTCAGCCTGTATCCAAATCCGGCCAGTGAAGGAAGGTTTTCGATCCTTCTTCCGGAAATTTCCGGGAAAGCAGTCGTAAGGGTGTATGACGACCAGGGCAGAATGTTGTACGAAAAGATAGCTTACGGTGGTACCAAAATAGATATCAATGCACGGTTGAAGGCAGGGTTCTACATTGTCAGGATAGACTCGGAAGCAGCCAGTTTCACTAAGAAGCTCATCGTGCCCTGA
- a CDS encoding nuclear transport factor 2 family protein — protein sequence MISREQALQFADEWVAAWNAHDLDAVLSHYTDDFEMSSPFILQMGISPDGRLKGKENVRNYWEKAMAKYPDLHFDLHEVLSCMNTVILYYTSVSGKKAAEYFVFNEDGKVFQAMGHYN from the coding sequence ATGATCTCACGGGAACAAGCCCTGCAATTTGCGGATGAATGGGTAGCCGCATGGAACGCGCACGACCTGGATGCGGTACTTTCACATTATACGGACGATTTTGAAATGAGCAGTCCTTTTATACTACAAATGGGCATCAGCCCGGATGGCCGTCTGAAGGGAAAGGAAAATGTGCGGAATTACTGGGAAAAGGCGATGGCAAAATATCCTGATCTTCATTTCGATCTGCACGAAGTTTTATCATGCATGAATACTGTAATCCTTTATTACACAAGTGTTAGTGGAAAGAAAGCGGCGGAATATTTCGTGTTCAATGAGGACGGGAAGGTATTCCAGGCGATGGGGCATTACAACTAG
- a CDS encoding AraC family transcriptional regulator has protein sequence MIQLYENFNQRKAKVELLYADDAMNMAFCQYRRSSEDAFFMPYAALTYVREGRKVVFLNGECYDMKAGDALFVPKNSILYSDIIVKREPFVSLNLLLGDADTLLSPMACHIADRMQLQHYASAHNMSLSTFKRWFKKNVGCSPGQWMIEKRLQQAKYLLQHKGLSVKEACYRSGFEDVSYFIRRYKQAFGHTPGQLAI, from the coding sequence ATGATCCAGCTATATGAAAACTTCAACCAGCGCAAGGCAAAGGTAGAGCTGTTATATGCGGATGATGCCATGAACATGGCTTTCTGCCAGTACCGGCGCTCTTCAGAAGATGCGTTCTTCATGCCTTACGCCGCACTTACCTATGTACGCGAAGGCCGGAAAGTGGTTTTCCTGAACGGTGAATGTTATGATATGAAAGCCGGTGATGCGCTTTTCGTTCCGAAAAATTCCATTTTGTATTCTGACATCATTGTGAAGCGGGAACCTTTTGTAAGCCTGAACCTGCTGCTTGGCGATGCGGATACCTTGCTCAGTCCCATGGCCTGCCACATTGCCGACAGGATGCAGCTGCAGCATTATGCCAGCGCTCACAATATGAGCCTGAGCACTTTTAAACGATGGTTCAAAAAGAACGTGGGTTGCAGTCCTGGTCAATGGATGATAGAAAAACGCTTACAACAGGCAAAATACCTGCTGCAACACAAAGGGCTATCCGTGAAAGAGGCCTGCTACAGGAGCGGGTTCGAAGATGTGTCCTACTTTATCCGCAGGTACAAACAAGCCTTCGGGCATACACCGGGTCAGCTGGCAATTTGA
- a CDS encoding alpha-L-fucosidase, translating into MIRKICKVMMVVGFLAMNGYAQTSTPGPCGPVPSENQVRWQEMEYYAFIHLSTNTFTDQEWGYGEDDPKIFNPVNLDCRQWARVCKEAGMKGIILTAKHHSGFCLWPSKYTEYSVKNASWRGGKGDIVRDLANACKEYGLKLGIYLSPWDRNSAVYGTPEYITYFRNQLKELLTNYGDIFEIWFDGANGGSGYYGGARETRKIDRTTYYDWKNTYKLIRQLQPKIVIWNDGGDRGDLRWVGTEGGYVGETNWSLLNATGEVPYDMLHHGLENGDSWVPAEVNTSIRPGWFYHAYEDSRVKSLPDLLNTYYSSFGRNGTLLLNFPVDKRGLIHETDEKAVLELAKAVKEAFAVNLAEKKKVSASNVRGNVKTFGAGMAVDGNKNTYWATDDTITRASLTIDFGKPVTFNRFLAQEYIKLGQRVKAFKVEGLVGGNWKELANGTTIGYKRILLFPAVTATRLRFTITGAKACPLISNIGVYNAPPVLMAPEIIRDQSGTVYIRPADSASVIYYTLDGSVPAKGAKRYEGPVQTDGKVNVKAIAYDPMSKKSSAIATEKFDISRKSWKISGIDDDKVTRVIDGDPATAWYQAADKKLPADIDIDMGKTENVSGFRYLPGQGSTEGIITHYQFCVSEDNKEWKVVDEGEFSNIKNNPLWQIKEFIPVKARYIRLRALRNSHQNDAAGYAELDIITR; encoded by the coding sequence ATGATTCGAAAAATCTGTAAGGTAATGATGGTGGTAGGGTTTCTGGCAATGAACGGTTATGCTCAAACCAGTACCCCTGGCCCCTGTGGTCCGGTTCCCTCTGAGAACCAGGTGAGATGGCAGGAAATGGAATATTACGCATTCATCCATTTATCTACCAATACATTTACCGACCAGGAATGGGGATATGGTGAAGATGACCCTAAAATATTCAACCCGGTAAATCTGGATTGCCGCCAATGGGCCCGCGTATGTAAAGAAGCGGGTATGAAGGGGATTATTCTTACCGCCAAACATCATTCAGGATTTTGTTTATGGCCATCAAAGTATACGGAGTATTCGGTTAAGAACGCTTCCTGGCGTGGCGGCAAAGGAGATATTGTGCGTGATCTGGCAAATGCGTGTAAGGAATATGGGCTTAAGCTGGGCATTTATCTGTCTCCCTGGGACCGGAACAGCGCGGTGTATGGAACACCTGAATACATTACTTATTTCAGAAACCAGTTAAAAGAACTGCTTACAAACTACGGAGATATTTTTGAAATATGGTTTGACGGGGCTAACGGTGGTTCGGGCTACTACGGCGGCGCCAGGGAAACCCGGAAAATAGACCGCACAACCTATTATGACTGGAAGAACACTTATAAGCTCATACGCCAACTGCAGCCCAAGATCGTTATATGGAATGACGGCGGGGATCGCGGAGATCTGCGCTGGGTAGGTACGGAGGGCGGTTATGTGGGCGAAACGAACTGGAGCCTGCTGAATGCTACGGGTGAGGTACCATACGATATGTTACACCATGGACTGGAGAACGGCGATTCCTGGGTGCCTGCCGAGGTGAATACCTCCATCCGTCCCGGATGGTTCTATCATGCCTATGAAGACAGCAGGGTAAAATCCCTGCCCGATCTGCTGAATACCTACTACAGTTCTTTCGGACGTAATGGCACCCTGTTGCTGAACTTTCCTGTAGACAAGAGGGGCCTGATCCATGAAACCGATGAGAAGGCAGTGCTGGAACTGGCAAAAGCCGTCAAGGAAGCATTTGCCGTAAACCTTGCGGAAAAGAAAAAAGTGAGCGCTTCAAATGTGCGAGGTAACGTAAAAACATTCGGTGCAGGTATGGCAGTGGATGGGAATAAGAACACCTATTGGGCAACCGATGATACAATAACAAGGGCATCACTAACTATAGACTTTGGTAAGCCTGTTACTTTTAACCGTTTTCTTGCCCAGGAATATATAAAATTAGGCCAACGGGTAAAAGCTTTTAAGGTGGAAGGTCTGGTTGGAGGCAATTGGAAAGAGTTGGCTAATGGTACAACTATTGGTTACAAACGCATCCTGCTTTTTCCTGCTGTAACTGCTACGAGGCTACGTTTTACCATCACAGGTGCAAAAGCTTGCCCTCTTATATCCAATATCGGCGTTTATAATGCGCCTCCTGTGCTGATGGCCCCTGAAATTATCAGGGATCAGTCCGGGACAGTGTACATCAGGCCTGCAGACAGTGCATCCGTTATCTATTATACACTGGATGGCAGCGTGCCTGCGAAGGGCGCGAAACGGTATGAAGGACCTGTACAAACTGATGGAAAAGTTAACGTAAAGGCGATTGCATATGACCCCATGTCGAAAAAAAGCAGCGCCATTGCAACTGAGAAATTTGATATATCCAGGAAAAGTTGGAAAATATCAGGTATCGATGACGATAAAGTGACCCGTGTGATAGATGGCGACCCTGCAACGGCATGGTACCAGGCGGCAGACAAAAAACTGCCGGCAGATATTGACATTGATATGGGAAAGACAGAAAATGTATCCGGCTTCAGATACCTGCCTGGCCAGGGCAGTACAGAGGGGATTATTACGCATTATCAGTTCTGCGTGTCAGAAGATAATAAGGAATGGAAAGTGGTGGATGAAGGAGAGTTTTCCAATATTAAGAATAACCCATTGTGGCAGATAAAGGAATTTATACCGGTAAAGGCCCGTTATATCAGGTTGCGTGCGCTACGCAATTCCCATCAGAACGATGCTGCGGGTTATGCAGAGTTGGATATAATCACCCGTTAG
- a CDS encoding beta-galactosidase has protein sequence MNRYTILFIIIILISGLNTTAQEGKRFFPEKDLITTGIYYYPEHWNEDQWERDIKKISDIGFEFVHLAEFAWFKMEPQEGKFEFDWLDKVIGLCAKYNLKVLMCTPSAATPAWMRARYPETFVMDGHYIRAEHGTRGLGSIVNPVYRKFVTTIVTAMARRYGQHKNVIGWQLDNEPDAKPDYSPSSQEAFRQWLKNRYKTIEALNAAWGAAFWSQWYGSFDQIIIPNTSLVGWWGNNPHALLDFKRYSADAQAEFLDFQAATLRSYISEAQFITTNYTAVSTGADPRRTNKLDFATYTAYPNGGTDNIGEQGFRLGNSKVILFAAEYYKTTGGVSGVMEIQPGPVNWGGYNPLLLPGTVRMWLYHTFAAGGKLASSYRFRQINYSAEQYHAGVIQPDGITPSPGGEEYMQFIREIKTLRKQYKPGAAMPASLVARSTAIVWNLENYWTIDRQKQTWQWDTWNYPLKFLEIAKSFGAPADVIPETADLSKYSLVIVPAYEMADSSLVKKWSEYAANGGHLIITCRTATKDRMGHFWEAEWAAPLSALIGAQVKATDMLSNNGKGEILMGSNHYSWNNWADLLAPDKNTETLAVYDNQFYKGKAAVVRHKVGKGTVTYIGVDTDDAKLEKDVLRGIYAAAGATTENYPPGVYVYWRDGFYVAVNYSSDNYTMNVPATASVIVGERTLQPGGVLVWSLR, from the coding sequence ATGAACAGATACACAATACTCTTTATCATAATCATTTTGATCTCCGGATTAAATACAACTGCGCAGGAAGGCAAGCGATTTTTCCCGGAGAAGGACCTCATTACAACCGGCATCTATTATTATCCAGAGCATTGGAATGAAGATCAATGGGAGCGGGATATAAAGAAGATTTCCGATATAGGCTTTGAGTTTGTGCACCTGGCCGAATTTGCCTGGTTTAAAATGGAACCACAGGAAGGGAAATTTGAATTTGACTGGCTTGACAAGGTGATAGGCCTCTGCGCCAAGTATAACCTGAAAGTGCTGATGTGTACTCCTTCTGCGGCTACGCCGGCCTGGATGAGGGCCCGGTATCCTGAAACTTTTGTCATGGATGGTCATTACATCCGGGCCGAGCATGGTACCCGCGGATTAGGGTCAATTGTTAATCCTGTCTATCGCAAATTTGTGACCACCATTGTAACAGCAATGGCCAGGCGTTACGGTCAGCATAAAAATGTGATTGGCTGGCAGCTGGATAATGAGCCTGATGCCAAACCTGATTATAGTCCTTCTTCACAGGAAGCTTTCCGTCAATGGCTAAAGAACAGGTATAAGACCATTGAGGCATTGAATGCTGCCTGGGGGGCTGCTTTCTGGAGCCAGTGGTACGGCAGTTTTGATCAGATCATTATTCCCAATACCTCCCTGGTAGGCTGGTGGGGCAATAATCCCCATGCCCTCCTTGATTTTAAAAGGTATTCGGCAGATGCCCAGGCGGAATTTCTGGATTTTCAGGCAGCAACATTACGCAGCTACATTTCTGAGGCGCAGTTTATAACCACCAATTATACAGCCGTCTCCACAGGCGCCGATCCGCGGCGAACGAATAAGCTTGATTTTGCTACATATACTGCTTATCCAAATGGTGGCACCGATAATATTGGAGAACAGGGCTTTCGGTTGGGAAATAGTAAGGTAATCCTCTTTGCCGCTGAATATTATAAAACAACAGGTGGGGTATCGGGCGTAATGGAAATCCAGCCCGGCCCGGTGAACTGGGGCGGCTACAACCCGCTGCTTTTGCCGGGTACGGTACGTATGTGGCTATACCACACCTTTGCTGCAGGCGGAAAACTAGCCTCTTCTTACCGCTTCCGTCAGATTAATTACAGCGCGGAACAATACCATGCAGGCGTAATACAACCGGATGGTATTACGCCTTCGCCGGGCGGAGAGGAATATATGCAATTCATCAGGGAAATTAAAACGCTCAGGAAGCAATATAAGCCAGGAGCTGCTATGCCTGCATCACTGGTTGCGCGGTCGACCGCTATTGTCTGGAACCTGGAAAACTACTGGACTATTGATCGGCAAAAACAAACCTGGCAATGGGATACCTGGAACTACCCGCTTAAATTCCTTGAAATAGCAAAATCGTTCGGCGCCCCGGCAGATGTGATCCCGGAAACTGCAGATCTGTCGAAATACAGCCTTGTGATAGTTCCCGCATACGAAATGGCCGACAGTTCCCTGGTAAAGAAATGGAGCGAATATGCGGCTAATGGGGGGCATTTGATCATCACCTGCCGTACCGCCACCAAAGATCGCATGGGACACTTCTGGGAGGCGGAATGGGCGGCTCCGTTGTCGGCCCTTATAGGGGCACAGGTGAAAGCAACAGATATGCTTTCAAATAACGGCAAAGGAGAGATCCTTATGGGATCAAACCACTATAGCTGGAATAACTGGGCCGATCTGCTGGCGCCGGATAAAAACACGGAAACACTTGCTGTATATGACAACCAGTTTTATAAAGGAAAAGCCGCGGTAGTAAGGCATAAGGTGGGTAAAGGTACTGTAACCTATATCGGTGTGGATACGGATGATGCAAAACTGGAAAAGGATGTATTGCGTGGCATTTATGCCGCTGCAGGGGCTACCACCGAAAATTATCCGCCTGGTGTATATGTTTATTGGCGGGATGGTTTTTATGTGGCGGTAAATTATTCCTCGGATAATTATACCATGAACGTACCTGCAACAGCCAGTGTTATCGTAGGTGAAAGAACATTGCAACCCGGGGGCGTGTTGGTCTGGTCATTAAGATAA